In the Verrucomicrobiota bacterium genome, CCCGACCAAATAAGTAAAACCCAATGGCCTGAAAACTTATATTTGGTATCCATATGAGCAAATCAGGACGCAGCGACGGATTTTTTTCCACCCATCCGACGATGATAATCGCCAGGTAGTAAATAAACGCCATTCCCAACGCCAGCATGATGTTAGCGTAGCTTTCGCTGCGCCCCACTTTGATCCCCAGAGGAATAGCCAAAAAGGTTAAGGACAGGACCGAGTAGGCCATCGCAAAATTGTGCTGAACTTGAGACTGAACGCGAATAACCTGTTCCCGTTTTTCCTGAGGATCCAAATTTGAATCAGTTAAAGTCTTCGCACGCTCTTCCAGAAGATCATTAAAATTGAGTGAGGAAAGCGTTTTGCTATAGGTTGATTTTCCAAGAAATCCGGCTAGAGGGAGCTTAATCCTACCTTTGTCGAAATTAATCGCTATGACCGGTTTATCCAAGCCGTCCGGGTCTTTTTGATCTCTGTTTTCGGCGTACCCATCAAAGACGGTAAGAATTAACGCCTCCTGTTCTGCGTCGAAACTGAATATGCCTCGCTGGGCCCGGACAAACTGGTGGACATTCCGATTATCATCCAACTGCCAAATCCAAAAATCTCTCAACTCTGAATCCGTCTCTTCATTTATATAGATAACCCGGCCAGGAAATTCGCGAATGAATGTTTTGGCGACAATCAGTTTCAGCGGATCCTGGCTAATCGTATTAACCATCTGAGTTCTGTAGGCGGCCTTCGAATTGGGTGCAAAGTAGTGATTGACCATGACAGAACCAGCAACACCCAACACTGCGATAGCCAAAATGGGAGCTGAAATGCGCCATATACTCAATCCTGCACAACGCATAGCGGTGATTTCATTGTGAGCCGACAACTTGCCAAGAACGAGTAGGACACCAGTCAACATTCCCAAAGGCAATGCGTACGAAGCAACAAACGGCACCAATGTGGCCAACATCCCAAGGAATTGGTACCAATCAAGATATCCAATACTGAGCAAAGGAACCACATCCTTAACTGCTCTGGCCATAAGCAAAATCAAGGTGAACAATCCAACCGACATCACACAGGCGAATAATACCTTGCGGAAAATATATAAATTAAGCGTTTTCACCCTATCTTGTTGCGATCATTACGGTACAGTACAAACAAACACCAGACTGCTTCAACTTGACAATGCCAAATCTCCACAGTTTCCAATTCATCATTTTTAACAAGCGATGAAGTACCAACCTGATAAAAAGCTCATCTACGGGGAATCCCTGGAAGAATTGGAACAGTTTGCGAAGGAATGTGGACAGCCCAAATTCCGTGCCAAGCAATTGACAGAATGGCTCTACAAAAGTCGCGTTAGAACCTGGGCCGAAATGACCAACTTGCCAGGGAATTGGAGAGCAAAGTTGGTCGATACCTACATTTTAGAGCCAGTCAAACCACTCTTTAATTCAGAGTCCAAGGATGTTACGAATAAGTTATTAATGCAACTCGGAGACGACTCGTTCATCGAGACAGTTCTAATCCGCGCGCCCATGAAGGGAATTGGCCAAAAGGAGTCGAGAATCACGGTATGTATTTCAACACAAGTCGGCTGTGCTTACGGCTGCAAATTCTGCGCCTCAGGCCTTATGGGTTGGAAACGAGATTTACTTCCAGGAGAGATCGTGGCCCAGCTATTGCAAGTTTGCCATATGGAGGATGGGCGCACGCCAAGAGCAAAACCAGAAATACCCTCCTTCGATAACATTGTTGTTATGGGTATGGGCGAACCGTTGGCCAACTATGACAATCTCATGAAAGCCATACGCATCATAAACGCTGATTGGGGCCTCAAATTTGGTGCACGCAGAATTACTGTTTCAACGTCGGGCTTGGTGCCGCAGATAAAAATGCTATCGGAAGAAGACGTCCAATTTCGTCTGGCTATCAGCCTCCATGGAGCGACGAATAAAGTGCGGACAGAGATCATGCCGATAAATCGCAAATATCCTCTTGAGGAGCTGATTCCCGCGGCCAAGGCCTTTGCTGTGAAACACGGACGCATGCTCACTCTGGAATATATTCTGATTGAAGATGTCAATGATTCGCTGGATGAAGCCAGGGAGCTGGTGAAAATAGCGAAAAATCTTCATGCCCACGTAAATTTGATTCCTTATAATCGCGTCGAAGGGCTCGCATGGAAACGGCCCAATGTTTTGAGACAGGACACCTTCGCCAACGTCCTTAAAAAGGCCGAAATCTCACATACGGTCCGGCGCGAGAAAGGACACGATATTGATGCAGCCTGCGGACAATTGAGATTAAAGGAGGAAGCCCCGGATCAGCCAGATGGTGTTCGCTTTGATTTTGCAGAAAACTGAGGAATATGAACT is a window encoding:
- a CDS encoding LptF/LptG family permease, with amino-acid sequence MKTLNLYIFRKVLFACVMSVGLFTLILLMARAVKDVVPLLSIGYLDWYQFLGMLATLVPFVASYALPLGMLTGVLLVLGKLSAHNEITAMRCAGLSIWRISAPILAIAVLGVAGSVMVNHYFAPNSKAAYRTQMVNTISQDPLKLIVAKTFIREFPGRVIYINEETDSELRDFWIWQLDDNRNVHQFVRAQRGIFSFDAEQEALILTVFDGYAENRDQKDPDGLDKPVIAINFDKGRIKLPLAGFLGKSTYSKTLSSLNFNDLLEERAKTLTDSNLDPQEKREQVIRVQSQVQHNFAMAYSVLSLTFLAIPLGIKVGRSESYANIMLALGMAFIYYLAIIIVGWVEKNPSLRPDLLIWIPNISFQAIGFYLFGRVTSR
- the rlmN gene encoding 23S rRNA (adenine(2503)-C(2))-methyltransferase RlmN, whose product is MKYQPDKKLIYGESLEELEQFAKECGQPKFRAKQLTEWLYKSRVRTWAEMTNLPGNWRAKLVDTYILEPVKPLFNSESKDVTNKLLMQLGDDSFIETVLIRAPMKGIGQKESRITVCISTQVGCAYGCKFCASGLMGWKRDLLPGEIVAQLLQVCHMEDGRTPRAKPEIPSFDNIVVMGMGEPLANYDNLMKAIRIINADWGLKFGARRITVSTSGLVPQIKMLSEEDVQFRLAISLHGATNKVRTEIMPINRKYPLEELIPAAKAFAVKHGRMLTLEYILIEDVNDSLDEARELVKIAKNLHAHVNLIPYNRVEGLAWKRPNVLRQDTFANVLKKAEISHTVRREKGHDIDAACGQLRLKEEAPDQPDGVRFDFAEN